The nucleotide sequence AATCTTGAAAAACAAATAGGGGATAACAATTATACATTTAAAGAATATTgtgatattttttctaagcttattattacaaatataataaatgttattccattttcaaaatttcatttgtttattaaaGTTAtagtaaattatttttggaGGTCTGCTAAACACCAAGCATCTGGATATACGGATACTATCGATTTAATTAGCTTTTGTAATGCACAATATAACAATGAAATGAAAGCTTTAAATGCAATGAAACGCGATAAAGATAACGATGTGTCTTTGTTTTGCTCAATAGTTCAACTAAATTATTTAGATccaattgaaaataataattgtgTGTCTAATTTTTCTACGGAATCTAATAATGCAGATAATAATTTAGTTAGAAATATGTCTATGAATtctaaaattaatttagaGAACACATCTATACTTaataatgaacaaaatgaaaagcatgaaattttatttgaaacaGATATGGTAGATGACAAAGGAATTAACGTTATAACAAAATTTGCCGTATTACCAAAATATACGAAAACTTATGCAAATAGCAgaagtaaaataaataaaactattaatatatatgatctATTACgtgataaaaattgtaaagaAAAACCTTATACCCATAGCGGTGGGATAGGAAGAAATAAACACATTACATAAAACTAATATAGAAGCacaaaacaataaaataaatatgatcaAATACTATATATTCCCAAATAATTAATCCATAACTAATTTTCGAGTAAATTGcgaaatatatgtatatttatttattatagttattatattgaatttatattatatacaaattatattaaaggATACccaaatgaaataattaaatcTTCAAGCTTTATTCAACTAGTTTGATTGCATAATCGATTATACAGTTAGACATAAAGAGTAGCTAACATATTATGCACAtcctttatatatatatgttgtCGTTTCAATAGCTTAATTCATgaaatgtgtatatatatgatccACATTATGTTGTTGAAAAAAGCCGTGGGGATTTATTTCGCCCCATAGTATAACGATATCGGAcgattttttaatattttataataattaaataataattaaataattgcACATTAACATTGTTTCATAAATGCTCATTTAAAATTGAGTGgatatgtatatgtatatgaaTTTGCGTTTCTATGATTGTGTATTTGCATTTATATGTACGAATTCATGGGATATGTATCTCATATGCACGTAATACGAGTTTTTAGTGTTCTACCTCAATTAAGgatattctttatttgttttccgaattttttttaaacattttGTGTATTATCACAATTATAtgattttccatttttgaGCTATTGTAAAAAATCGAAATTTTTCTTGtgaaatatatgcatatataccTTTAATATAcgatttaattttttcttaagtAAAACTTTTAAtgtcaaatattttatttttcaaatattaatttatatatacaggaataattaatattactTCATCCAATTATATAAGAAACTATACAATTCAAATCATTATTCTTACTACCTAATACTTATACACAAAGTTTATATGTAGGTTtcgtttattttatgttcTCAACACGAAAAATCACTGGCATTTGCtaaaatcatattttttatgtccGAGGCAGTAACAAGCATATTTcaaaagacaaaaaaaactatGACAACAactgtatatttataatatctaccaaaatatataaattttaatttattacatgctttatgaaatatatataatggaAAATTGACATAATAATTAGTAAACATGTgaaatgtataataaaaagcaTATACGAAGgggaatatatatgtggTAATACCATTATGCagacatatatatttaactatatttgctttattttattatttttcctttttttgtttgcataataatgatttataGTATTGccgttatatttttttatatttaaccTTTTACTTTGATAATCACGTTGTATacaaaaatgtttatttattatgcgaattataataaatttgtaaataatatattatatacaaactTGTTTGTGCATTATAATGTAATTTGAATGATTTGCAAAccttcataatatattttataataaaaaaatttttattttgaaaaatatttcaaaaattgCGATAggggaaaaaataatccattatatattttaaataaaatactatttaaaattttttttttttggaaattGCTATTAATTAATgcataattataaaaaaaaattacacgcattattttttaccatTTTGGTGTGCTTCCCCATTTCAAGTACtatgaaaagaaaaattatataaaaaataatttaaaatcaAGCGATGCCTTTATCGtgcataataatttttttatttatgaataaacgcaaatatataaattattaattatagtAATGCATCCTATAATATActtaatgataaatatattattttctaaagatatatttgaattatataattctaaTTTGTAAAGCTACCTGACCTTTCTCTTCCACATACtctgtaaatatatttttcattttgttttaaagtTAAAATtcatacataaatattttataatctAATAATCTCATTATTTTACAtccatatattttccttttaaattcatgtatcatttttttattttattaaaatgcGCTTTTTCcgttattaattatatttaagagatatatttttctcacaattttttcttaatatgctaccactttttttttgtatatatataattttttccttttttttttgtattatatattgttacttcttttaatattaaagaaCATAACTATTTGTACTTTGCATTTATTGTTCGTCCTCATTCTTATTCATTGGTtgtttgttattatttttgttttaattcCTATGCATTTAATTAAATGCTCGCAATCACAATTGGATTATATATGCAGAAATTTGATTGAACCTACAGTAACCCAAAATAACAGTTACCACACAcctatatatacatataagcAGTTGGTGTGTTGTTATTTAGAATTACAGTAATATTAGTAAGCATATTAGCGTGGCAATAGTATTAAAAGTATAAGTATAGAGAGTAGGATTGTGGtagcatataaaaattaataacataaaggtatatataaaataatagtatatTATGAGACGTATATacctgaaaaaaaattagtgATGAACATTAAGGgacaaagaaaaaatgtCATCCTGGttaaaacataattatGATGGAAACAGCgatgaagaagaaaatattatagttCGATTCGCCGATTATGAGACTTTTAAGTCTTATGTATTAAATAAGTatgataaaacaaataaattacaCAATTATCAAACggataatatatatttttatacagTTAAATGGATTACTTTTATAAACAGGAAAGTTCCAATTTTacttcaaaataaaaatggagCATGTCCTCTTTTATGTATAGCTaatatattactattacGAAATCAATTACatatagataaaaaaattaaaaaaatatctcAAAAAGTACTAGAagacaaaataataagtatattattggaatcaaataaaaaaaatgtaacaAATAATAGTGCTTCATGtaattatagaaaaaatataattgaatGTATAGATATATTACCACAATTAAAATATGGATTAGATGTAAATTGTAAATTTACAGATATACAATCATTTGAATATACTAAAGGATTATGCATATTCGATATGTTAAATATTCCACTATATCATGGCTGGGTAATATCAGctgatgataaaatattttatccttatttaaaagattattcatataatgtcattataaataaagttattaaatataatgaatattatgaaaaaaaaagaaagagtGCATCTAAAGAAGAATCATCAAATGAAAGATTGCTAATTATATCTCAGGCCTTAAATTTAGATTTTGAAAGTGATGATGGAGGAAATTGCAGTGCtccaaaaaaaatcgaagaaaaagataacatccatataaatgatatgaTTCTTTCGAAAGTGGATTCAAATACggataaaaaattagaatTTGAAACATGTgaacatataaatacaatGCCTATTGAAAATTCTAACTCAAGTTTTAGTATAAAATCTTATAGTAACACAAatgcaaaaataataaaatcaCAGAGCAGTAGCATACCTATATTCCCCGATGATTTggataaaaattttgaagataattttaaaacaaatatgcCTCAAAATTCGGTTCTTAATTTAGGTAACTATAATGTTGGGCATGACCCTTGGGAAGATAAGAGCAAAACGGATTTCAATAGACGATTTTATAATGCCAATCGAAATTCATATAACAATGAAATAggaataattaataataattataatatgagtaataataaaaataatgtaaataaaaataacattaacaataataatgatagtTCTagtggaaaaaaaaatgctatTATCCcgatttttttgaaaaaggacaaaaaaaacaataaatgtGATACAATAGAAACAAATAATCCAGAATGGATAAATAAAGCTGGAgatgtattaaaaaaaaaaaaagaatctttaactcttttattttcgtctccattacataaaaaaattgaaaaaaaggaTAAAGAAGTCATAAATGATTATGAAAATGCAAAagtagaaaatataaagaaagacaataaaaatggacGTATAAAACATCCTTTAAAAatagaatattttaatgaagaaaataaaataaatacccCTAAATTCCCAGATGATATTATATCTgctaatgaaaattttaaaacaaacTCATTTTCATTCAAATCGGATATTCTAGACACTAgtgtaaataatattaatgcaAATTATGAGATATTTGAAAAAGGGgataaaatcaaaaattcaaatagtAAAGTGGATtctgaaaatattatagataatgataataaatataaagaacatataattataaataattataatactAATATCAATTTAACACCACGTGAATTCCATGAAGCATTAATTATACTTGAATTTTTAGAAGTTTATAAAACTCAATTGACATTAGTTGGCTTGAAGTTATTAcaagaaaatttaaatccTAACCAACTAGTAGCattttttagaaataaCCATTTTAATActctttttaaatataacaataaattatttttattaattggagatatttcttttttgcATTTAAGATGCACATGGGAATTATTTGATAGTGTAAGTAATGACACTATTTATtgtgataataattttaaatgtatAACAAGCGAAAATATGTCAAATTTGTTCAATCAACatatttcaattttaaaCAGTTTTGAAAACATGAGTAATTTGAAAGCAAATATGCAATCTATAAATGCATATTCATCCTATTTAcatagtaaaaaaaaaaaaaaaaaatgtacatTCATGTAGTTATACATGAACGtgttatgtatattatgcatatatctattttttatttatttcttcgtCAATACGTTATGTTTTGACACTTTATAAGATATGCATAGATAATTgaatgtttttatttattcgatatatttataagtgTGAAgatatttgttattattagtgtgctgattattttttttgtcctTTTTTGGCgtatttaaaaagaaaaaaaattacttaaatttttaattaatctATGTAgatattgtttatatatttttttccctttttaataacaatatttaccattattatttataaggtcttattattttttaattacatttttactatttattttttattcttattactattccactgttttttgaattaaatTAATCTTATTAAATGCATCATACCGTATGATGAGAATACGCGTATATctatatgtttataatacgtgtatttgtatttcatttaaaatttatttacatatttatggGTGTTTAATTGaatttttacataattgctcatatttttaatattctATGGGATGAAATATACAACTTCAGATGTATTATTGTTTCATACAAGGATATACATGGGTATGTATAGAATATCCATGTATGCTTATTTTTGATACATGATTTAAAGCAACTTTttcaatataaatattttttcttttatgcAACTATCACTATTAATGAAAGTATTTGAATATTCGAGAATAATATCAtaaagtttttttaaaaattctttctcttttttatcaataaacaaaaaaatgtaattttcatttccaTTGTTTGTCATCATATAAAGTAtgtttattaaattttcataatacTCTGGATATATTCCAAGTGATATGCCCCCATTTTTGTCGTTCGCAGATTTATCTTTGAACATTCTTTTGTTAGCTTGCTCATTTTTAtgtgtataattttttatgtcaTCTATTCGCGTTTCTCTCATTTCCCCTTCATTTTCTCCCAATAAATTTGCACATAAATTTTTGAGCATATAATCCAATATGTCTACATATATATCCTTATctaaatgaaaattaaatatattttcttctaaaAATgccatttttaaaatattaatttgatgtttaaaactattttttacttcATCTGAATTCCAtaaaatttcaaaatttattttgttcttaatttttaaatttttggATATGTTCTCACTAGAACTATTTGATAGAAATTCGTTAtgacatttttttgaatcAATTACTTCGTCATTAAGAGATATTTTTAGATCTATTGGATTACTTAAATATTTGTTGATCAGCGATTTTCCATTTCCATCCTCCTCTTCAATTACCTTTATCGCACTTTGTGATGGTTGGGTTTCTTCAATTTCTTCACTTTCACCATCAatgttctttttttttttcgctTCACCCTCTTCTATACTTCTTACATTACTTATCTCTGTTTTATTCGTTTGatgatatatttcatttgtaTTTTCCAATTCcctaaaattataattttgtgcCGTGTCTTTAATTTGGTTATTCATATCTTCTTTGGTAATATCCTTTGATATAACTTCAATATTAactagttttttttttaacttaaAATGATCTAAAGGTGtagatatatattcatattgtATTCGTtcgtattttttaatattactTTCCTTTATCTTATTTTGTATCAattgaatatatttgttaatagTTACCAACATGCAAGAATCAACGTGTTTTACATAATCAatagaatatttaaaatctTTGAGAGCTTgcttataaatttttagtTTATATTTAGCTATTCCTCTTAGATAATATGCTTTAAACATAATATAGGTAACATTTATTGAAATTAAATCgtgaatataatattttttacttctTATTTGTTCATgtaaaaatttgttaaaaaatataataatacatgTACAATCTTTTATACTTTCATAATAACATGACAATCGTTGATAAATTAATGATCTATTTATAAGTGTTTTAGTTCTGAGTATAAATAAGTCTTTTGTCTTTTTATCgttcaaataataattatttgatataaCATCTATTTGTAATTCgttatcataatatttttctatttctataaaaatattgtttttttttaattcaaaatctatataatttattatatcattataattttctaaGCATTTACTATATTTCtcatttttgtaatttattttaccGTCTTCATTTTTGCAAAGATATATATCTATCGCTTTATTACTAGCTTTTGTGATTTCGATATTTTCAGTTTTTAAGTTTAATTCGAGTTTTATTCCTTCTCCATTTTGGTACATATTTATGCATTCATTTGGTTCCTTATCAATACCACCCTTTTCATTCTTATTGTCACAATTTTCACAAAGTTTTCTCTGATTTATCTCTATTCCATTTGCCTCGAAATCATTTTgttctttatttaatttatatatagaatCATTATTAGTATTATGTTCTAAATCCTCAACCACTTCATCTTTATTTGTCTCtttgattatatttttttttacaaatatgtCATCTTGGCTATTTAAGGAATTTTCATCCTTCTGATTAAAagtttttgtattatatttgcaatttttatttaattcttttgttttatgAGCAACATCAGCTTCTGTGTGGTCGCCTATTTTCTTTTCAAAGATATAATTATcagtatatttttttatattattattttctaacttatttttcttctttttattatcttcgatttctttttttttaatatcatcTTGCCATCCATATAGATCCTCAAAATACTCTCTTATCTCTGCTGAATTATGTTTTAGCTGTTTTGCTATTTCAGCATGCGACATGtccattttgttttaaatttCTATAAAGTGTTATTACTAttacaattattatttattttatggttttatttttaaaaattcaaatatttataatatttataatattattttcctctatttctatttttaaGAATACACAATTACACATTagtatgaatatattattttaagaTCATTATTGTATATTAGGAATTGTGGGGGCTAGTTAAAATTTATCTTTTAGGAACTTGAGCtacttttaaaatatcTATGATTTTTCTCTGTattggaaatatatttctttaataCCTAGTATTACTATACCCATGAATTGTGTACtacttttttctttaaaacatttaatGTGGTGCATAAGAGacattgttatttttattaattatttaggTAACCGATAACATATAATTTGCCAATTATACTCTTCATAATGTATGGAAAtgtttcatttatttttttttaagtttatttatcattgtttcaaattgtataattatatataccgaaacattttttttattaagtcttacatattgaaaaaatttgCAATCCgttatattttatgcaCCATATACAATGCCtctatgtatatatataattaagcAGGACAGTTTTCcctttattttcattagtCATATTAATTCGcacattataatatttttaaaaataatatgtaatttttacaagacaataatatatcGTTTCGTACCTTATCCTCATCTCTTTACATAAGTCAggaattttaattaaaaacatttaaatttaaaaataataatgttagttcgatgttttattttatatgcacatatatgttaatattatggacaatatatatatgcattttcaaacaattataaaataattaatcgATTTTAGAAATCCAACACATACAacatgtttatatatagaaaattataaatgaaaccaaattaatacatttatattgattaaaacatatataagaGGAAAGGATTATAAGAAATactttcattttatttataaacaaaatgtaaaaaagaataaaaataattatatatataaacagaACATAGGAAAGAAAGCTATTGATCGATCGAGGCACATCACCTTTTTCCAGAGTGCTTTTTCAATGGTCCCCAAAAAGGCTCTGGATTTTCTATGgtaaataatttaacaGATGGTTggtttttcataaaatttgaaatatttatattatcaaaggaggaattttttttaaaaaattcacaAGTTAATAACTTTTCTTTCaatttttcatcttttataGTATGTATAgagtatattttttttactaaattataattattattattgccATCTTGTTGTGtttcaattttttgatCCACATCATTTACTTCCTCATTTTTCTTGTCATGGgtattatttgaattttttttgctttttgaattaattttaaaaataatagccCTAAATACATccatgaaaatattattaggGGCATTCGTTTTTATACTATCTGGATCTctatgaaaatatgaaacTTCGTAATTCAAATTTAGTAGTGcattaataattaattttcttGAAAAAGAggaaattttaaaatttctaAATAAGGAttgtaaattataatataatggAACATTTATCTCTTGTTTTAAACATCTTAAGTTTATTAATATTCTTTCTCGAgtttttattgtatttaaattatgttcattcaaattttctaataatgatatacaTGTGCTTATAAAATCATTATTGTGTAATTTCCCGATATATATAGGGCCTCCTATTAATATATCTCCTCCACATTCTTCGCATTTATTTGATACATTtaatttacaatttttgtatttataacCAATATGAGAATTGGTGTCATTTTCATGTACCATGTCTCCTGTTACCTTATCAGTAAAATTCATTTCTGTTTCTTTTCcattatttgttatttcgCCATCATCCAACTGAGTATCTtttgtttctttttcatcaaTAACTGTTTGGTTTTTATcgatataattattttctaagTTGATATCTTTAGAATTTAGTagttcttttttttttttattaatttttctcCTTTGTGAAAGAGAAGaattatttgtttctttaaaattaatagttttttttgaagCAACTGgatttatatgaaaactTGTGCATTTTGTGCATTGATAAACAATACCTGTATCAATACAAAGATCTTTCGTTTGAAGTGGATCATCTAAAACTTGTACAAGCATTCGAATGTAAAAATCGATATTTAATGAGCAAAAAGgaataatatgttttttatatttagatgctatattttttaatttatacaaTAATACTCTTATACTAAATTCGTTGTtataatttacatttttattaaatatcatactattatatttataaaatgaaaCGTCAGGGAATTTTCCGTTTAATATTCTCATATCTGTATTTGTTATTAGcatgaaaaaattacttCTTCCATATTTTATGCAACTTTCAAGATAGCATATTGAAGAACCATAAGGATCTATATCTATAATATCAAATATGTATCTTTCTGAAAattgcttttttttaattttttcatcaattGAAGTTTCTATTAGTTTCATTTCTACATTTGTTTTGTCTTTCTCCTTTTCCTTTTCATCTTCATCCCTAGCCTTTAGATCAGCATTTTTCGAGATATCATTCACATTTCCATTACATATATTGTTCAAATCTttgttttctttaattatgtcgatttttgtattaatttCATCATCAAAGGAAAAATTTGTTGAGTCACTATCATAGCCATTTGAATTTATTTGTCCTTTTTCATTAtcgtatatatttttattaccaTGATTATCTTTATCCCCTTCAAATGTTTTcgtattattatatgttgtaatgaattttaaaaattttagagcttctttaaaatattcattataattatttgtattgttaatatatgtaaaacCTATGTCtaactttttattatttctttttttcatataacCATTGTCaacatttaatatattcataacaACATTAGCATCGTTacataaaattgtatatttatc is from Plasmodium berghei ANKA genome assembly, chromosome: 14 and encodes:
- a CDS encoding tRNA (guanine(26)-N(2))-dimethyltransferase, putative, giving the protein MTRGDDEIPRNDSHKRNYVRDDNVNKKHHGSDNPNGIKHDVEENDKNVKTGNNKHIYEGCVKIKNKNKHIFYNKAQVFNRDMSIVLIKSLELYLKNKNKDNEKTIFRGFNVIELLSASGIRSIRYVKELKETINHIVTNDIDKYACKQIRRNFKRNNIDNDKYTILCNDANVVMNILNVDNGYMKKRNNKKLDIGFTYINNTNNYNEYFKEALKFLKFITTYNNTKTFEGDKDNHGNKNIYDNEKGQINSNGYDSDSTNFSFDDEINTKIDIIKENKDLNNICNGNVNDISKNADLKARDEDEKEKEKDKTNVEMKLIETSIDEKIKKKQFSERYIFDIIDIDPYGSSICYLESCIKYGRSNFFMLITNTDMRILNGKFPDVSFYKYNSMIFNKNVNYNNEFSIRVLLYKLKNIASKYKKHIIPFCSLNIDFYIRMLVQVLDDPLQTKDLCIDTGIVYQCTKCTSFHINPVASKKTINFKETNNSSLSQRRKINKKKKELLNSKDINLENNYIDKNQTVIDEKETKDTQLDDGEITNNGKETEMNFTDKVTGDMVHENDTNSHIGYKYKNCKLNVSNKCEECGGDILIGGPIYIGKLHNNDFISTCISLLENLNEHNLNTIKTRERILINLRCLKQEINVPLYYNLQSLFRNFKISSFSRKLIINALLNLNYEVSYFHRDPDSIKTNAPNNIFMDVFRAIIFKINSKSKKNSNNTHDKKNEEVNDVDQKIETQQDGNNNNYNLVKKIYSIHTIKDEKLKEKLLTCEFFKKNSSFDNINISNFMKNQPSVKLFTIENPEPFWGPLKKHSGKR
- a CDS encoding ubiquitin carboxyl-terminal hydrolase MINDY, putative, translating into MSSWLKHNYDGNSDEEENIIVRFADYETFKSYVLNKYDKTNKLHNYQTDNIYFYTVKWITFINRKVPILLQNKNGACPLLCIANILLLRNQLHIDKKIKKISQKVLEDKIISILLESNKKNVTNNSASCNYRKNIIECIDILPQLKYGLDVNCKFTDIQSFEYTKGLCIFDMLNIPLYHGWVISADDKIFYPYLKDYSYNVIINKVIKYNEYYEKKRKSASKEESSNERLLIISQALNLDFESDDGGNCSAPKKIEEKDNIHINDMILSKVDSNTDKKLEFETCEHINTMPIENSNSSFSIKSYSNTNAKIIKSQSSSIPIFPDDLDKNFEDNFKTNMPQNSVLNLGNYNVGHDPWEDKSKTDFNRRFYNANRNSYNNEIGIINNNYNMSNNKNNVNKNNINNNNDSSSGKKNAIIPIFLKKDKKNNKCDTIETNNPEWINKAGDVLKKKKESLTLLFSSPLHKKIEKKDKEVINDYENAKVENIKKDNKNGRIKHPLKIEYFNEENKINTPKFPDDIISANENFKTNSFSFKSDILDTSVNNINANYEIFEKGDKIKNSNSKVDSENIIDNDNKYKEHIIINNYNTNINLTPREFHEALIILEFLEVYKTQLTLVGLKLLQENLNPNQLVAFFRNNHFNTLFKYNNKLFLLIGDISFLHLRCTWELFDSVSNDTIYCDNNFKCITSENMSNLFNQHISILNSFENMSNLKANMQSINAYSSYLHSKKKKKKCTFM